A stretch of the Parabacteroides timonensis genome encodes the following:
- a CDS encoding DUF6383 domain-containing protein — translation MNKKFSTLVASLLFASAFSAFAGTAAPMFTAPTAVVSTRATVAAVETDLDAQDGWDATAGVEGQLLSTFANDSRLYLIQDAATAAAADKFLTYDAAFKGDAYSNATSFYWSVAVDGQIKNQDGNVLSVGGFSNFEVVPVKNNGAKSINGTFFALAVKATDGKVAYVESDGTNLSLSASSDADYSVNIASAALFSPVETAFTTAAKGEDLNKELKDGFSVAVTYGDKALTGAELFAGKVTAVKAATTFPAVGADQSYALKKGDKYLVFDETMNSTNAVKGGFKLVDATAAEKLITDGKTTNLTFIIKAADNGTKAVEVTVAGGQRLYVNVSNGTNVLTALDPANLGLNAANWAGTALGATNTVDFKTLLTGQFVKVNYVKTGQEDQNNAYKINGVLGLRYDVAGAAVEDDFVKAVDFVAEDPSTMWAPSIVGGNLVLTNRENTAIAVTLSSLRVVEGGYEATIVGGSSNGIEDGDLITITPVASVTNTDGYAVYADQVLKNSTFYLGQSRRNADGDVPAYWAENHGTHQIGATVNQEEATQWNVELIKKVAADYNTQIDSVLVDSKLYTYNATTGLTTEAKSTLAVLPYVFQNRGNREYVKMNDEVNLEYYICDKDNKITPRGAQFFALKKKPGNTYNYVTLALNNTYTDGNVVPVAAINGTNKVYLKNSANKGTWENVATYSDDANSLMVVDPIEAPEYRKVVAAWGDTVRIYREEYPTEVLFEKADAKSVVDGKTLSFLNVNNSVTGANPALFVDTAYVNRTVNGVANTCYQYLLAVNVDKENSVYCPYNPEHNTDAWREEHGGPCADAKENPAVVKGRFLINLIDTAYAYKQDHLHNNPYINMVEADENLAKLSFVEGIHTNDTLYITRKGGEVVKLGMTDPAFNVAKFAFRYVDNNAGSFKIQTQSKNYNAADLKAFNESAHNEGYLRWVNGTVVVTNSYTNGEVFNMEENFKGNPVANEDVTVSSINVVATDGAVIIKGAEGKKVVISNVLGQTVANAVISSNEAKISAPAGVVVVAVEGEAAVKAIVK, via the coding sequence ATGAACAAAAAGTTTTCTACGCTTGTAGCCAGCTTGTTATTTGCATCAGCTTTTTCAGCATTCGCAGGTACAGCAGCTCCAATGTTTACAGCTCCTACAGCTGTAGTTTCTACTCGTGCTACTGTGGCAGCTGTAGAAACAGACCTTGACGCTCAGGATGGTTGGGATGCAACTGCCGGTGTTGAAGGACAGTTGTTGTCTACATTTGCAAACGACTCTCGTTTGTATCTTATTCAGGATGCAGCGACAGCAGCTGCTGCCGATAAGTTTTTAACTTATGATGCCGCATTTAAGGGTGATGCATATAGTAATGCAACATCTTTTTATTGGTCTGTAGCCGTAGACGGTCAGATTAAAAATCAGGATGGAAATGTACTTAGTGTAGGTGGTTTCTCTAATTTCGAAGTTGTTCCTGTAAAGAACAATGGTGCTAAATCAATCAACGGAACTTTCTTTGCATTGGCTGTAAAAGCTACTGATGGAAAGGTTGCTTATGTAGAATCTGATGGTACAAATCTGTCTCTTTCAGCTAGTTCTGATGCAGATTATTCTGTTAACATAGCTTCTGCTGCTTTGTTTTCACCGGTAGAAACGGCATTTACTACTGCTGCTAAAGGTGAAGATTTGAATAAGGAACTGAAAGATGGCTTTAGCGTAGCTGTTACTTATGGAGATAAAGCTCTTACGGGTGCAGAGTTATTTGCCGGTAAAGTGACTGCGGTGAAGGCTGCTACTACTTTTCCCGCTGTTGGAGCAGATCAATCATACGCTTTGAAAAAAGGTGATAAGTACCTTGTTTTTGATGAAACAATGAATAGTACCAATGCTGTTAAGGGTGGTTTTAAGCTAGTGGATGCAACAGCTGCAGAAAAGCTTATTACTGACGGTAAGACAACTAATCTTACTTTTATAATCAAAGCTGCCGATAATGGAACTAAAGCAGTAGAAGTAACAGTTGCTGGTGGACAGCGTTTGTATGTTAACGTATCAAACGGAACTAATGTATTGACAGCTCTTGATCCTGCAAACTTAGGTTTAAATGCTGCTAACTGGGCTGGAACAGCTTTAGGTGCAACAAACACTGTTGACTTCAAGACTTTACTGACTGGTCAGTTTGTTAAGGTTAACTATGTGAAGACTGGTCAAGAAGATCAGAATAACGCATACAAAATTAACGGCGTGTTAGGTTTGAGATATGATGTTGCTGGCGCTGCTGTTGAAGATGATTTCGTAAAAGCTGTAGACTTTGTAGCTGAAGATCCTTCTACAATGTGGGCTCCGAGCATCGTTGGTGGTAACTTGGTTTTGACAAACCGTGAAAATACAGCTATTGCAGTTACTCTTTCTTCTTTGCGTGTTGTTGAAGGTGGTTATGAAGCTACTATCGTTGGTGGTTCAAGTAATGGTATTGAAGATGGTGACCTGATCACAATCACTCCTGTTGCTTCTGTTACTAATACTGATGGTTACGCAGTATATGCAGATCAAGTATTGAAAAACTCAACTTTCTACCTGGGTCAGTCTCGTCGCAATGCAGACGGTGACGTTCCTGCTTATTGGGCAGAAAATCATGGCACTCACCAGATTGGTGCTACTGTAAATCAGGAAGAAGCTACTCAGTGGAACGTAGAATTGATCAAGAAAGTTGCTGCAGATTACAATACACAGATCGACTCTGTATTAGTAGATAGTAAATTGTATACTTATAATGCAACAACAGGTCTTACAACTGAAGCAAAGAGTACATTGGCAGTTCTTCCGTATGTATTCCAGAACAGAGGAAATCGCGAATATGTAAAGATGAATGATGAAGTTAATCTTGAATATTACATTTGCGATAAGGATAATAAGATTACTCCTCGTGGAGCTCAGTTCTTTGCATTGAAGAAGAAACCGGGTAATACATATAACTATGTAACTCTGGCTCTTAATAATACATATACAGACGGTAATGTTGTTCCTGTAGCTGCTATTAACGGTACTAACAAAGTATACCTGAAAAACAGTGCAAACAAAGGTACATGGGAAAATGTAGCAACTTATTCAGACGATGCTAACTCTCTGATGGTTGTTGATCCTATCGAAGCTCCGGAATACCGTAAGGTAGTTGCTGCATGGGGTGACACAGTAAGAATTTACCGTGAAGAATATCCTACAGAAGTATTGTTCGAAAAAGCAGATGCTAAATCTGTTGTAGACGGCAAAACTTTGAGCTTCCTGAATGTAAATAACAGTGTAACTGGTGCTAATCCTGCTCTGTTCGTTGATACAGCTTATGTAAACCGTACAGTAAATGGTGTTGCTAACACTTGCTATCAGTATCTGTTGGCTGTAAACGTAGATAAAGAAAATTCAGTTTACTGTCCTTACAATCCTGAACATAATACAGATGCTTGGAGAGAAGAACATGGTGGCCCTTGCGCTGACGCAAAAGAAAATCCGGCTGTTGTAAAAGGTCGCTTCCTGATCAACCTGATCGACACAGCTTATGCTTACAAACAGGATCACCTGCACAACAACCCATATATCAATATGGTTGAAGCAGACGAAAACCTGGCTAAGTTGTCATTCGTAGAAGGTATTCATACTAACGATACATTATATATTACTCGCAAGGGTGGTGAAGTTGTTAAATTAGGTATGACTGATCCTGCATTCAATGTAGCTAAGTTCGCATTCCGTTATGTAGACAACAACGCTGGTTCATTCAAGATCCAGACTCAGTCTAAGAATTATAATGCAGCTGATTTAAAAGCATTCAATGAATCTGCTCATAACGAAGGTTACCTGCGTTGGGTAAACGGTACAGTTGTTGTAACAAACAGCTACACTAACGGTGAAGTATTCAACATGGAAGAAAACTTCAAAGGTAATCCTGTAGCAAACGAAGACGTAACAGTATCTTCAATCAATGTTGTAGCAACAGACGGTGCAGTTATCATCAAGGGTGCTGAAGGCAAGAAAGTTGTAATCAGCAACGTACTTGGCCAGACAGTTGCTAACGCAGTAATTTCTTCTAACGAAGCTAAGATCTCTGCACCTGCCGGTGTAGTAGTAGTAGCCGTAGAAGGCGAAGCCGCTGTAAAAGCAATCGTAAAATAA
- a CDS encoding fructose-1,6-bisphosphatase: protein MTKDITPEYVFGDLRYLQLLARSFPTIADASTEIINLEAILNLPKGTEHFLSDIHGEYQAFNHVLKNASGAIKRKVNEIFSNTLRDFEKKELCTLIYYPEQKLELVRTKEPDLDDWYLITLNQLVRVCRNVSSKYTRSKVRKALPKEFSYIIQELLHESSVEPNKSAYVDQIIRTIISTGRANDFIIAMCNLIQRLTIDLLHVIGDIYDRGPGAHIIMDTLCDYHHFDIQWGNHDVLWMGAASGNLGSIANVIRMCLRFGNLATLEDGYGINLLPLATFAMDVYGDDPCDLFMPKTNASDSTFDEKTIRLISQMHKAITVIQFKLEGEIIRRRPEFEMDDRLLLHLIDLKRGTITLDGKEYELKDKNWPTINPKDPYALSIEEEDLIRRIQHSFECSEKLKKHMRCLFRHGSMYQVCNSNLLFHASVPMNADGTLKSIRIEGQEYKGKSLLDKVDQLIRTAYFDSEDSPEKDFALDYIWYLWGGKDSPLFDKSKMATFERCFIDDKSVQKEEKGAYYTLREEEKICDMLLDEFGVTGVHRHIINGHVPVRSIQGENPIKANGKLLVIDGGFSKAYHPETGIAGYTLVYHSRGFQLVQHEPFLSTDQAIKEGRDIRSTTIVVELSSHRQMVKDTDKGADLQRQIHDLEKLLYAYRNGFIKEKDKLLFP from the coding sequence ATGACGAAAGATATAACACCCGAATATGTGTTTGGTGACCTGCGCTATCTGCAATTGCTGGCACGTAGTTTCCCTACTATCGCTGATGCGAGTACCGAAATCATCAACCTGGAGGCTATCCTGAATCTTCCGAAGGGAACGGAGCATTTCCTGTCCGATATCCACGGGGAATACCAGGCCTTTAACCATGTCTTGAAGAATGCTTCCGGCGCGATCAAGCGTAAAGTGAATGAGATATTCAGCAACACCTTGCGTGACTTTGAAAAGAAAGAGTTATGCACGTTGATCTACTATCCCGAACAGAAACTGGAGCTGGTTCGAACCAAGGAACCGGACTTGGACGACTGGTATCTGATCACACTGAATCAGCTGGTGCGCGTCTGCCGGAATGTATCGTCGAAATATACGCGCTCGAAAGTACGTAAGGCCTTACCGAAAGAGTTCTCCTATATTATCCAGGAGTTGTTGCACGAGTCGTCGGTCGAACCGAATAAGTCTGCTTATGTCGACCAGATCATCCGGACGATTATTTCCACCGGGCGTGCCAACGATTTCATTATCGCTATGTGTAACCTGATACAACGACTCACCATCGACCTGTTGCACGTTATCGGCGATATCTACGACCGTGGCCCGGGTGCTCATATCATCATGGATACGCTTTGCGACTATCACCATTTCGATATACAGTGGGGTAATCACGATGTGCTGTGGATGGGAGCGGCCTCCGGTAACCTGGGAAGCATTGCCAATGTGATCCGTATGTGCCTGCGTTTCGGTAACCTGGCGACACTCGAGGATGGCTATGGTATCAACCTGCTTCCTTTGGCCACCTTCGCGATGGATGTGTATGGCGATGATCCCTGCGACCTGTTCATGCCGAAGACCAATGCGTCCGACTCGACATTCGATGAAAAGACGATCCGCCTGATCTCGCAGATGCATAAAGCCATAACGGTGATACAGTTTAAGCTGGAAGGGGAGATCATCCGCCGCCGCCCTGAGTTTGAGATGGACGACCGCCTGTTATTGCATCTTATCGACCTGAAGCGTGGAACCATCACGCTGGATGGGAAAGAGTACGAGTTGAAAGACAAGAACTGGCCGACTATCAATCCGAAAGATCCCTATGCCTTGTCTATCGAGGAGGAAGACCTGATTCGCCGTATCCAACATTCGTTCGAATGCAGCGAGAAATTGAAGAAACATATGCGTTGCCTGTTCAGGCACGGTAGCATGTACCAGGTCTGCAATTCCAACCTGCTGTTTCATGCGTCTGTTCCGATGAATGCCGACGGGACATTGAAAAGTATCCGTATCGAAGGGCAGGAATATAAAGGGAAGAGCTTGCTCGATAAAGTAGATCAGTTGATCCGTACGGCTTATTTCGATTCGGAAGACTCACCGGAAAAGGATTTTGCCCTGGATTACATCTGGTATCTCTGGGGAGGAAAAGACTCTCCTTTGTTCGACAAAAGCAAGATGGCGACCTTCGAACGTTGTTTTATCGACGATAAGAGCGTGCAGAAGGAAGAGAAAGGAGCTTATTATACCCTTCGCGAAGAAGAAAAGATCTGTGATATGCTGTTGGATGAGTTCGGCGTGACAGGCGTACACCGCCATATCATCAACGGGCATGTGCCTGTCCGTTCCATTCAGGGGGAGAATCCGATCAAAGCCAATGGTAAATTGTTGGTGATCGATGGCGGGTTCTCGAAAGCCTATCATCCGGAAACGGGTATTGCGGGCTATACGCTGGTCTATCACTCCCGCGGTTTCCAGTTGGTACAGCACGAACCGTTCCTGTCGACCGACCAGGCGATCAAAGAGGGCCGCGACATCCGTTCCACCACGATCGTAGTAGAACTGAGCTCTCACCGTCAAATGGTAAAAGATACGGACAAAGGCGCCGACCTGCAACGGCAGATACATGACTTGGAGAAGCTGTTGTATGCTTATCGCAATGGGTTTATCAAAGAAAAGGATAAACTACTTTTCCCTTGA
- a CDS encoding iron ABC transporter permease yields MQKRITWPLLLLTILIILLFLGGLVYGAVSIPLESVIDILLGKDVGRPAWQNIILQSRFPQAVTALLAGASLATSGLLLQTLFRNPLAGPSILGISDGANLGVAAIMLYFGGTLSMVTELPISGYLAVILAAFAGAACILGLIIWFSAKVKSNVMLLIIGIMIGYLASSLISVLNYYASTDKVHAFVMWGLGNFSGVSLMQLPYFLLFTFAGLLLAILLIKPLNALLLGEMYAANLGIKIKRTRIGILFCTGLLTATTTAFCGPISFIGLAVPHIARLMLGSSNHKMLVPVTMLAGSCIALLCNILMVMPGTNNILPLNAVTPMLGAPVIIYVIVNRKNIQYFD; encoded by the coding sequence ATGCAAAAACGAATAACCTGGCCCCTCCTGTTATTGACCATCCTGATAATCCTGTTATTCCTGGGTGGCTTGGTGTACGGTGCCGTGTCCATCCCGTTGGAGAGCGTGATCGATATCCTTCTGGGGAAAGACGTTGGTCGTCCGGCCTGGCAGAATATCATACTGCAAAGCCGTTTCCCACAGGCTGTAACGGCGTTGTTGGCCGGAGCCTCGCTGGCAACCAGCGGACTGTTGTTGCAGACACTGTTCCGCAACCCGTTGGCCGGCCCCTCCATCCTCGGGATCAGCGACGGAGCCAACCTGGGTGTGGCAGCCATCATGCTCTATTTTGGCGGTACACTAAGCATGGTCACCGAACTTCCGATCAGCGGATACCTGGCTGTTATCCTGGCCGCTTTTGCCGGAGCCGCCTGCATATTAGGACTCATCATCTGGTTTTCGGCAAAGGTGAAAAGCAACGTCATGTTGCTTATCATCGGAATCATGATCGGTTACCTGGCCTCCTCCCTGATATCGGTACTCAACTATTACGCCTCCACCGACAAGGTACACGCCTTCGTGATGTGGGGATTAGGTAACTTCTCTGGCGTTTCCCTGATGCAGCTACCTTACTTCCTCCTTTTCACCTTTGCCGGCCTGCTTCTGGCTATCCTGTTGATAAAGCCGCTGAATGCCCTGCTGCTGGGAGAAATGTATGCCGCCAACCTGGGAATCAAGATCAAGCGAACCCGCATAGGGATCCTCTTCTGTACCGGCCTGTTGACCGCTACGACGACTGCTTTCTGCGGCCCGATCTCTTTCATCGGACTGGCTGTGCCGCATATCGCCCGTCTGATGCTCGGATCATCCAACCATAAGATGCTGGTACCCGTCACAATGCTTGCCGGTTCCTGCATCGCCCTGCTTTGTAATATATTGATGGTGATGCCCGGTACCAACAACATCCTCCCTCTGAATGCTGTGACCCCGATGCTCGGAGCCCCGGTTATCATCTATGTGATCGTGAACCGTAAGAATATCCAATATTTCGACTGA
- a CDS encoding MFS transporter: MGVFANFPRTFWVANLIELLERWAWYGFFMLFANYLTGSSDAGGLEFSQSQKGLLMGVGTGILYFLPVLTGAIADRYGYKKVLYLAFLIYTSAFILLPMFTTFTGVFIMYLYLAVGAALFKPVISATISKTTTNETASIGFGIFYMMVNIGAFFGPMVTLLFKGSSHLIFYVSAGVIALNFILLFFYKEPGREDGKRSTDSLLKTFEVIFRNMGSILKDVKFILFLLIVAGFWTMYNQLFFTLPVFISQWVDTSVLYNFFHAYVPFISKHYSAGPGVMDAEFVTNIDALYIITFQVLVSSIVMKMQPLRSMMSGFLVCSIGMSLTIVSQNVLFTMVAILIFSVGEMAGSPKITEYIGRIAPADKKALYMGYSFIPVFLGNVLAGFISGVVYQQMSDKVMLVQKFAAEKGLQIPDGLSNNAYFEEVARQVDLTPQALTNLLWELYDPSRLGMVILAIGVGTAFLLFVYDRVTSRK, encoded by the coding sequence ATGGGTGTCTTTGCTAACTTTCCACGCACATTCTGGGTGGCTAATCTGATCGAACTGCTTGAACGCTGGGCGTGGTACGGTTTCTTTATGCTGTTTGCCAACTATTTAACCGGGTCGTCGGATGCCGGGGGACTGGAATTCTCACAAAGCCAGAAGGGCCTTCTGATGGGAGTAGGAACCGGTATCTTATATTTTCTGCCTGTATTGACGGGAGCTATTGCCGACCGCTACGGCTATAAGAAAGTGCTCTATCTGGCATTCCTGATCTATACATCCGCATTTATCCTCCTTCCGATGTTCACGACCTTTACCGGGGTCTTTATCATGTACCTTTACCTCGCCGTAGGAGCGGCCCTTTTCAAACCGGTTATTTCGGCTACGATATCGAAGACTACGACGAATGAGACTGCCTCGATCGGCTTCGGGATCTTTTATATGATGGTGAATATCGGAGCCTTTTTCGGGCCGATGGTCACTCTGTTGTTCAAAGGCTCTTCACATCTTATCTTTTATGTCTCCGCCGGAGTCATCGCCTTGAATTTTATTCTGTTGTTTTTCTATAAGGAGCCGGGGCGTGAAGACGGGAAAAGAAGTACCGACTCCTTATTGAAGACGTTCGAAGTGATTTTCCGCAATATGGGAAGTATACTTAAGGATGTCAAATTCATCCTCTTCCTGTTGATTGTAGCCGGTTTCTGGACGATGTATAACCAGCTCTTCTTCACCCTTCCGGTTTTTATTTCTCAGTGGGTGGATACCAGTGTATTGTATAACTTCTTTCATGCCTACGTCCCGTTTATCAGTAAACATTACAGTGCAGGGCCGGGCGTGATGGATGCGGAGTTCGTGACGAATATCGATGCACTTTATATCATCACCTTCCAGGTATTGGTGTCGAGTATCGTGATGAAGATGCAACCGCTACGCTCGATGATGTCGGGCTTTCTGGTTTGTTCGATCGGTATGTCGTTGACTATCGTGTCGCAGAATGTCTTGTTTACGATGGTTGCTATCCTGATATTTTCGGTGGGAGAGATGGCCGGTTCGCCGAAGATCACGGAATATATCGGACGTATTGCCCCTGCGGATAAGAAAGCACTTTATATGGGATACTCTTTCATCCCCGTTTTTCTGGGGAACGTGCTGGCCGGTTTTATCTCCGGTGTCGTCTATCAGCAGATGTCGGATAAGGTGATGCTTGTTCAGAAATTTGCTGCGGAAAAAGGACTGCAAATACCCGACGGACTTTCCAACAATGCCTACTTCGAAGAGGTGGCCCGGCAGGTAGATCTGACGCCCCAGGCATTGACAAACCTTCTTTGGGAACTGTATGATCCATCCCGTCTGGGAATGGTCATACTGGCTATCGGGGTGGGAACTGCGTTCCTGTTGTTCGTATATGATCGGGTGACCTCCCGTAAATAA
- a CDS encoding ABC transporter ATP-binding protein, whose amino-acid sequence MSRQTPVIETNRLSIGYRLKGGKHKVIHDDLNLQLFPGEVTCLLGLNGAGKSTLLRTLCGFQPPLGGDISLMGHPLSSYSQSNFSLTVGVVLTEKTNAGGITVYELVSLGRHPYTGFFGQLKKSDREIIEQSLLAAGIAHKAQNYVSELSDGERQKAMIAKALAQQCPIILLDEPTAFLDVTSRIETMVLLHRLAMEQNKAILLSTHDLDLAIQMGDCLWLQEKGRPMACGTPEDLILSGAFESFFGKEGIVFDPSTGKLNTEAPVDPIGVEGDFLVSYWVGNALIRNGYRPSSVQADRPRINCLDARHISLALPGGEEVQLSGVAAVVDAVREYARNL is encoded by the coding sequence ATGAGCAGACAGACACCTGTAATAGAAACCAACCGTTTGAGTATCGGCTACCGGCTGAAAGGAGGCAAGCACAAGGTCATCCACGACGACCTTAACCTGCAACTCTTTCCCGGAGAAGTAACTTGTCTGTTGGGCCTGAACGGAGCCGGCAAGTCTACCTTGCTGCGTACTCTCTGCGGTTTCCAGCCCCCGTTGGGCGGCGATATTTCCCTGATGGGGCACCCCCTGTCGTCTTACTCGCAAAGCAACTTTTCCCTCACCGTAGGTGTTGTACTGACGGAAAAGACGAATGCGGGCGGCATCACCGTCTACGAACTGGTATCGCTGGGACGCCATCCGTACACCGGCTTCTTCGGACAACTGAAGAAGTCCGACCGGGAGATCATCGAGCAATCGCTCCTGGCAGCCGGCATTGCCCATAAAGCACAAAACTACGTATCCGAACTAAGCGACGGCGAACGGCAGAAAGCTATGATCGCCAAAGCTCTTGCACAGCAATGCCCCATCATTCTGTTGGATGAACCGACGGCCTTCCTCGACGTAACCAGCCGTATCGAAACGATGGTCTTGCTGCATCGACTGGCAATGGAACAAAATAAAGCGATCCTGCTCTCCACCCACGACCTCGATCTGGCCATCCAGATGGGCGACTGCCTCTGGCTCCAGGAGAAAGGCCGCCCGATGGCTTGCGGTACGCCCGAAGACCTGATCCTGAGCGGTGCCTTCGAATCTTTCTTCGGAAAGGAGGGTATCGTCTTCGATCCCTCTACCGGGAAACTGAATACCGAGGCCCCTGTCGACCCGATAGGGGTAGAGGGCGACTTCCTGGTATCCTATTGGGTGGGGAATGCCTTGATACGTAACGGTTATCGTCCCTCGTCCGTTCAGGCGGACAGGCCTCGTATCAACTGTCTCGACGCCCGTCACATATCCCTCGCCTTGCCCGGAGGGGAGGAGGTGCAACTCTCCGGAGTGGCGGCAGTGGTCGATGCGGTAAGGGAGTATGCCCGTAACCTGTAA
- a CDS encoding DUF6078 family protein, whose amino-acid sequence MKPDFNYNDFPASFANCFREQCPHGDKCLRRQMALHVPKERGGIYILNPGYLDALGDKECPFFVLDEPQKFAKGITWLYDDLPLRKAEAIKSQIIAHLGRSTYYRCKQKRRLIRPKEQAYIKKLFLAHDISTEPRYDEYQEYYDLG is encoded by the coding sequence ATGAAACCAGATTTCAACTATAATGATTTTCCTGCTTCTTTTGCCAATTGCTTCCGCGAGCAATGTCCGCATGGTGATAAATGTTTACGCCGCCAGATGGCTCTTCATGTCCCGAAGGAGCGTGGGGGAATATATATTCTTAACCCGGGTTACCTCGATGCGCTCGGTGATAAAGAGTGCCCGTTCTTTGTACTGGATGAACCCCAAAAGTTTGCCAAAGGTATCACCTGGCTGTACGATGACCTACCCCTGCGAAAAGCGGAGGCAATCAAATCGCAGATCATAGCCCACCTGGGACGCAGCACTTATTACCGTTGTAAACAGAAGCGACGCCTGATCAGACCGAAAGAGCAGGCCTATATCAAAAAACTCTTTCTTGCCCACGATATTTCTACCGAACCCCGGTATGACGAGTATCAGGAGTATTATGATCTTGGATAA
- a CDS encoding MATE family efflux transporter has protein sequence MANEITWRLEHEKVSRLLLQYAIPAVVGTMVNALYNIVDRVFIGQGVGALAMAGLTLTFPILLFLQAFGMLIGAGSATRVSIHLGRRANEMAEKVLGNAFTLTFIITVVTVIPCMIWMDDLLMAFGGSEQTIPYARDYLNIVVPGTILTSLSFGFNAIMRASGYPKKAMFTMLIGAVVNVILDPIFIFWLDMGIQGAAIATIISMLLSAMFVMNHFIQKDSIVRFHKGTFRLERHVVWNIVTIGISPFAMQLAGSLVVVIQNYALKVHGGDLALGANGIITSVGMLLVMLIIGIAQGMQPIVGFNYGAGQHKRVQEVLRLVIITATIIMGLGCLASVLFPRLIARAFTSDPELIEVTANGLRISLLVFVVVGSQISISQFFQSIGIAWKAMFLSLSRQCLFLIPALLIFPEFWGLDGVWYASPFSDFIAAVTAWGFLWYHVKNIKSESLN, from the coding sequence ATGGCAAATGAAATAACCTGGCGATTAGAGCATGAGAAAGTAAGCCGCCTATTATTGCAGTATGCTATCCCGGCGGTAGTCGGAACGATGGTGAATGCGTTGTATAATATTGTCGACCGTGTGTTTATCGGTCAGGGAGTCGGTGCGCTGGCAATGGCCGGGTTGACGCTGACGTTTCCCATCCTGCTGTTCCTGCAAGCCTTCGGTATGCTGATAGGGGCAGGTTCTGCTACCCGTGTCTCCATCCACCTGGGAAGAAGGGCGAACGAGATGGCGGAAAAGGTGTTGGGGAATGCTTTTACGCTGACATTCATTATCACCGTCGTGACAGTCATCCCCTGTATGATCTGGATGGACGACCTGCTGATGGCCTTCGGGGGAAGCGAACAGACCATTCCTTATGCCCGCGATTATTTGAATATAGTAGTGCCCGGTACTATCCTGACCTCACTCAGCTTCGGTTTCAATGCGATCATGCGTGCCTCCGGTTATCCGAAGAAAGCCATGTTCACCATGTTGATCGGGGCGGTGGTGAATGTCATTCTCGATCCTATCTTTATCTTTTGGCTGGATATGGGGATACAAGGAGCTGCTATTGCAACGATAATCTCCATGCTGTTGAGTGCCATGTTCGTTATGAACCATTTCATTCAGAAAGACAGCATCGTGCGTTTCCATAAAGGAACTTTCCGTCTGGAAAGACATGTGGTATGGAACATCGTCACCATCGGTATCTCGCCCTTTGCCATGCAGCTGGCAGGTAGCCTGGTGGTCGTTATCCAGAACTATGCCTTGAAGGTACATGGGGGCGACCTGGCTTTGGGGGCCAACGGTATTATCACCAGTGTCGGAATGTTGCTGGTCATGCTCATTATCGGTATCGCGCAGGGCATGCAGCCCATTGTCGGCTTTAATTACGGGGCCGGACAACATAAACGTGTGCAGGAGGTTTTGCGCTTGGTCATCATCACCGCAACGATCATCATGGGGTTGGGCTGTCTTGCGAGCGTTCTGTTTCCCCGGTTGATAGCCCGGGCGTTTACCAGCGATCCTGAGTTGATAGAAGTTACGGCCAACGGTCTGCGGATCAGTTTATTGGTCTTTGTCGTTGTCGGTTCCCAGATCTCCATCAGCCAGTTTTTCCAGAGTATCGGTATAGCCTGGAAGGCGATGTTCCTGAGTTTAAGCCGGCAGTGCCTGTTCCTCATTCCTGCGCTTCTCATCTTTCCGGAGTTCTGGGGACTGGACGGCGTGTGGTATGCTTCTCCTTTTTCGGACTTCATTGCAGCCGTAACTGCCTGGGGTTTCTTATGGTACCATGTTAAAAACATAAAAAGTGAATCGTTAAATTGA